A genomic window from Triticum urartu cultivar G1812 chromosome 7, Tu2.1, whole genome shotgun sequence includes:
- the LOC125520019 gene encoding aspartyl protease family protein At5g10770-like, giving the protein MAASAAASSRRGFLRLLAAAAVLAAFGVWAARAAGSSDDRALLSVASLFPGPACPATAEHGPSAAASARMRIVHQHGPCSPLADAHGKRPAHDEILAADQNRVESIQRRVSATTGRGKLTKRAAPVQPAPKKSPGHSASSSTPSLPATSGRALSTGNYVVTVGLGTPASKYTVVFDTGSDTTWVQCRPCVVKCYRQKEPLFDPAKSSTYANVSCSDPACDDLDSNGCTGGHCLYAVQYGDGSYTVGFFAQDTLTIAHDAIKGFRFGCGEKNSGLFGKTAGLMGLGRGKTSLTVQAYDKYGGAFAYCLPASSSGTGYLDFGPGSAGNNARLTPMLADKGPTFYYVGMTGIRVGGQQVPIAESVFSTAGTLVDSGTVITRLPATAYTALSKAFATGMSASGYKTAPAYSILDTCYDFTGLSDVSLPTVSLVFQGGACLDVDVSGIVYAISQAQVCLAFASNGDDESVAIVGNTQQKTYGVLYDLGRKTVGFAPGSC; this is encoded by the exons ATGGCCGCCTCCGCTGCCGCTTCTTCTCGCCGTGGCTTCCTTCGgctgctcgccgccgccgccgtcctcgcgGCATTCGGGGTCTGGGCTGCCCGTGCTGCGGGGAGCTCGGATGATCGCGCGCTGCTGAGCGTGGCGTCCCTGTTCCCCGGCCCGGCTTGCCCCGCGACAGCAG AGCACGGACCCAGCGCTGCGGCGTCAGCGAGGATGAGGATCGTCCACCAGCACGGCCCATGCTCTCCTCTGGCCGATGCGCACGGCAAGCGGCCGGCCCACGACGAGATCCTCGCCGCCGACCAGAACCGCGTCGAGTCGATCCAGCGCCGGGTGTCGGCGACCACCGGCCGGGGCAAACTGACGAAGCGCGCTGCGCCTGTCCAGCCCGCGCCAAAGAAGAGCCCCGGGCACTCGGCGTCCTCCTCCACCCCGTCGCTCCCGGCGACGTCCGGCCGCGCGCTGAGCACGGGCAACTACGTGGTGACCGTCGGGCTCGGCACGCCGGCGTCCAAGTACACGGTGGTGTTCGACACCGGCAGCGACACGACGTGGGTGCAGTGCCGCCCCTGCGTGGTCAAGTGCTACAGGCAGAAGGAGCCGCTCTTCGACCCGGCCAAGTCGTCCACCTACGCCAACGTCTCCTGCTCCGACCCCGCCTGCGACGACCTCGACAGCAACGGCTGCACCGGCGGCCACTGCCTCTACGCCGTCCAGTACGGCGACGGCTCCTACACCGTCGGCTTCTTCGCCCAGGACACGCTCACCATCGCCCACGACGCCATCAAG GGGTTCCGGTTCGGGTGCGGGGAGAAGAACAGCGGGCTGTTCGGGAAGACGGCGGGGCTGATGGGGCTCGGCCGCGGGAAGACGTCGCTGACGGTGCAGGCCTACGACAAGTACGGCGGCGCGTTCGCCTACTGCCTCCCGGCGTCGTCGTCGGGGACGGGGTACCTGGACTTCGGCCCGGGGTCGGCGGGCAACAACGCGAGGCTGACGCCGATGCTGGCCGACAAGGGGCCGACGTTCTACTACGTGGGCATGACCGGCATCCGCGTGGGCGGGCAGCAGGTGCCCATCGCGGAGTCGGTGTTCTCCACGGCCGGGACGCTGGTGGACTCCGGCACGGTGATCACGCGGCTCCCGGCGACCGCGTACACCGCGCTGTCCAAGGCGTTCGCCACGGGCATGTCGGCGAGCGGGTACAAGACGGCGCCGGCGTACTCGATCCTGGACACCTGCTACGACTTCACGGGGCTGAGCGACGTGTCGCTGCCGACGGTGTCGCTGGTGTTCCAGGGCGGCGCGTGCCTGGACGTGGACGTGTCCGGGATCGTGTACGCCATCAGCCAGGCGCAGGTGTGCCTGGCGTTCGCGTCCAACGGCGACGACGAGAGCGTCGCCATCGTCGGGAACACGCAGCAGAAGACCTACGGCGTGCTCTACGACCTCGGCAGGAAGACCGTCGGCTTCGCCCCCGGATCCTGCTGA